From one Geoalkalibacter halelectricus genomic stretch:
- a CDS encoding glutamate synthase-related protein yields the protein METMKIHDVTANDLPWKIRYDASRCTLCGSCTAACSFRAIAPKVERRRLVWSESEYPEPKSRYSAVPVIRQVKSIRNYCRGCGICEKVCPNDAIGPERNVDTRHPIVTRCLAGDSVKRGGRKNLEGTTRTLDKMRIGRISQMTDPSLDAQRHTFDMLAPFGRILPPGQLPFQVGADGRLEKSGQAPPVQWIYPVIIGDMSIGALSWRMWEGVAMATAYLNEQCGLPVRMCSGEGGVPVRLLKSRFLKYMILQIASGHFGWNRIVKAMPEMIEDPAGILIKIGQGAKPGDGGLLQSQKVAAHIQAIRGVPKADLLSPPNHQGLYSIEESVQKMFLSFNAAFKFRVPVAIKVAASATSVSVFNNLVRDPYNIVGGFFLDGIDGGTGAAHEVSLDHTGHPIVSKLRDCYLAATTQGRQGQIPLWAAGGLGKTGDLAADAFKMMCLGANGVFTGKLILQMAGCVGNDMGRCNACNTGLCPAGITTQESALAHRLDPEKVAQNIVNYFLAMDQEFKKLMAPIGNSSLPVGRADALVSTDKAVADRLQIQYVC from the coding sequence ATGGAAACAATGAAAATTCATGACGTAACCGCCAACGATCTGCCCTGGAAAATCCGCTACGATGCGAGCCGCTGCACCCTGTGCGGCTCATGCACCGCGGCCTGCTCCTTTCGCGCCATCGCGCCCAAGGTCGAGCGGCGCCGCCTGGTGTGGTCGGAAAGCGAGTATCCCGAGCCGAAAAGCCGCTACTCGGCGGTCCCGGTGATCCGCCAGGTCAAGTCGATCAGAAACTACTGCCGCGGCTGCGGCATCTGCGAGAAGGTCTGCCCCAACGACGCCATCGGCCCGGAGCGCAACGTCGACACCCGCCACCCCATCGTCACCCGCTGCCTGGCGGGCGACTCGGTCAAGCGCGGCGGACGCAAGAACCTCGAGGGCACCACCCGCACCCTGGATAAGATGCGCATCGGGCGCATCTCGCAAATGACCGACCCGTCCCTCGATGCCCAGCGTCACACCTTTGACATGCTCGCGCCTTTCGGCCGCATCCTGCCGCCGGGCCAACTGCCTTTTCAGGTCGGTGCCGACGGTCGCCTGGAGAAAAGCGGGCAGGCCCCGCCGGTGCAATGGATCTATCCGGTCATCATCGGCGACATGTCCATCGGTGCGCTCTCCTGGCGCATGTGGGAAGGGGTGGCCATGGCCACCGCCTACCTCAACGAGCAATGCGGCCTGCCGGTGCGCATGTGTTCGGGCGAGGGCGGCGTGCCGGTGCGCCTGCTCAAGAGCCGCTTTCTCAAATACATGATCCTGCAGATCGCCTCGGGACACTTCGGCTGGAACCGCATCGTCAAGGCCATGCCCGAAATGATCGAGGATCCGGCCGGCATCCTGATCAAGATCGGTCAGGGCGCCAAACCCGGCGACGGCGGGCTGTTGCAGTCGCAGAAGGTCGCCGCGCACATTCAGGCCATCCGCGGCGTGCCCAAGGCCGATCTGCTCTCGCCGCCCAACCACCAGGGCCTCTACTCCATCGAGGAGAGCGTGCAGAAGATGTTTCTCTCCTTCAATGCCGCCTTCAAATTCCGCGTGCCGGTGGCCATCAAGGTGGCGGCCTCGGCGACCAGCGTCTCGGTGTTCAACAACCTGGTGCGCGACCCCTACAACATCGTCGGCGGCTTCTTCCTCGACGGCATCGACGGCGGCACCGGCGCGGCCCATGAGGTGAGCCTCGACCACACCGGGCATCCCATCGTCAGCAAGCTGCGCGATTGCTACCTGGCCGCCACCACCCAGGGCCGCCAGGGGCAGATTCCTTTGTGGGCGGCGGGCGGCCTGGGCAAGACCGGTGATCTGGCCGCCGATGCCTTCAAGATGATGTGCCTGGGCGCCAACGGCGTGTTCACCGGCAAGCTGATCCTGCAGATGGCCGGCTGCGTGGGCAACGACATGGGCCGCTGCAACGCCTGCAACACCGGACTGTGCCCGGCGGGCATCACCACTCAGGAGTCGGCCCTGGCCCATCGCCTCGACCCGGAAAAAGTGGCGCAGAACATCGTCAACTACTTTCTCGCCATGGACCAGGAATTCAAGAAGCTCATGGCCCCCATCGGCAACTCGTCGCTGCCCGTGGGGCGCGCCGACGCCCTGGTTTCCACCGACAAGGCCGTCGCCGACCGCCTGCAGATTCAGTACGTGTGTTGA
- a CDS encoding FAD-dependent oxidoreductase, with protein MPAQISAFNDRNQRISTQQLLQQIYAALETGETEFEVLASGHHNIGGPLWTQNGQPLRFRVKNPGQRVGSFGLDGTEILVEGSTPADAGWLNSGATLTILGDGGDTTAHCAAAGRIYVAGRVGTRSGSLMKHDPAYEPPEFWVLKSAGSFSFEFMGGGIAVVCGIDCDGYDSVLGDRSCVGMVGGTIYVRGPVRGLSDEVWLLDLDEADREFLAAGIPGFLEKIRRPELQKPLEDFGQWKKILAKTYEERTRVQRLTMREYRLQRWVEGGIFGDVVSDDYTHVAGLVNSGADRLKIPHWQDKRYAAPCESSCPTAIPTQERIKLLRLGKVREALELVLRYSPFPASVCGEVCPNLCMDACTRQFIDKPVAMKELGRLSRDAEAPRPAPDSGKKVAVIGGGPGGLSTAWQLRLRGHAVSVYEADQEVGGKLRQVIPTERLPAEVLGNEIARIKNLGVSLHTNTPVDQALFEKLRAEHDAVVIASGAHSPVVIPFPGHERLVKGIEFLKAINAGERPAVGERVVVLGAGNAGMDTCLGAYAMGARKVTAIDIQRPAAYQKEIAHVKALGGEILWPFFTERIDEKGVHGKDGTLLEADTVIIAIGERPDLSYVPRDWLSIKGMMEVDDCRQVTRAPGVFAIGDTIRPGLLTHAIGDGLEAAEYIDAYLSGQPLVAKKKPEMVPQECLSKELFRPQNRGRFCVIDAKSETNRCLSCGTCRDCSMCLEACPEGAIRRVEKDDGRFEYVSDDHVCIGCGICAGICPCGVWHMEQAV; from the coding sequence ATGCCTGCTCAGATATCCGCCTTCAACGACAGAAATCAGCGCATCTCGACCCAGCAGCTGCTCCAGCAGATCTACGCGGCCCTGGAAACGGGCGAAACGGAATTCGAGGTGCTGGCCTCGGGCCACCACAACATCGGCGGCCCCCTGTGGACCCAAAACGGACAGCCCCTGCGCTTTCGTGTGAAAAACCCCGGTCAGCGCGTCGGCTCCTTCGGACTCGACGGCACGGAAATCCTCGTCGAGGGCTCGACCCCCGCCGATGCCGGCTGGCTCAACTCGGGCGCCACCCTGACCATCCTCGGCGACGGCGGCGACACCACCGCTCATTGCGCCGCCGCCGGGCGCATCTACGTCGCCGGGCGGGTGGGCACCCGTTCGGGCTCGCTGATGAAGCACGACCCGGCTTACGAGCCCCCCGAATTCTGGGTGCTTAAGAGCGCCGGCTCCTTTTCCTTCGAATTCATGGGCGGCGGCATCGCCGTGGTGTGCGGCATTGACTGCGACGGCTATGACTCGGTGCTCGGCGACCGCAGCTGCGTGGGCATGGTGGGCGGCACCATCTACGTGCGCGGTCCGGTGCGCGGCCTCTCCGACGAGGTCTGGCTGCTCGACCTCGATGAGGCGGATCGTGAATTTCTCGCAGCGGGCATCCCCGGCTTCCTGGAAAAAATCCGCCGCCCCGAGCTGCAAAAGCCCCTCGAAGACTTCGGTCAGTGGAAGAAAATCCTCGCCAAGACCTACGAGGAACGCACCCGCGTCCAGCGCCTGACCATGCGCGAATACCGCCTGCAGCGCTGGGTGGAAGGCGGCATCTTCGGCGACGTGGTCAGCGACGACTACACCCATGTGGCCGGACTGGTCAACAGCGGCGCCGACCGCCTCAAGATCCCCCACTGGCAGGACAAGCGCTATGCCGCGCCCTGCGAGTCGAGCTGCCCGACGGCCATCCCCACCCAGGAGCGCATCAAGCTGCTGCGCCTGGGCAAGGTGCGCGAGGCCCTGGAATTGGTGCTGCGCTATTCGCCCTTTCCCGCCTCGGTGTGCGGCGAGGTCTGCCCCAATTTGTGCATGGACGCCTGCACCCGCCAATTCATCGACAAACCGGTGGCCATGAAGGAGCTCGGGCGTCTCTCGCGGGATGCCGAAGCGCCCCGGCCCGCCCCGGACAGCGGCAAGAAGGTCGCGGTCATCGGCGGCGGTCCCGGCGGCCTCTCCACCGCCTGGCAGTTGCGTCTGCGCGGCCATGCGGTCAGCGTTTACGAGGCCGACCAGGAAGTCGGCGGCAAACTGCGTCAGGTGATTCCCACCGAGCGTCTGCCCGCCGAGGTCCTCGGCAACGAAATCGCGCGCATCAAGAACCTGGGGGTGAGCCTGCACACCAATACCCCCGTCGATCAAGCCCTGTTCGAGAAGCTGCGCGCCGAGCACGACGCGGTGGTCATCGCCAGCGGGGCGCACAGCCCGGTGGTGATTCCCTTCCCCGGTCATGAGCGCCTGGTCAAGGGGATTGAATTTCTCAAGGCCATCAATGCAGGTGAACGCCCCGCCGTCGGCGAGCGCGTGGTGGTGCTGGGCGCCGGCAACGCCGGCATGGACACCTGCCTGGGCGCCTACGCCATGGGCGCCAGGAAGGTCACGGCCATCGACATTCAGCGCCCCGCCGCCTATCAGAAGGAAATCGCGCACGTCAAGGCCCTGGGCGGCGAGATCCTCTGGCCGTTTTTCACCGAGCGCATCGACGAAAAAGGCGTTCACGGCAAGGACGGCACGCTGCTGGAAGCCGACACCGTGATCATCGCCATCGGCGAGCGTCCCGACCTCTCCTACGTGCCGCGCGACTGGCTGAGCATCAAGGGCATGATGGAGGTGGACGACTGCCGGCAGGTGACTCGCGCTCCGGGTGTTTTCGCCATCGGCGACACCATCCGTCCGGGCCTGCTCACCCACGCCATCGGCGACGGCCTTGAGGCCGCCGAATACATCGACGCCTATCTGAGCGGACAACCTCTGGTCGCCAAGAAAAAGCCCGAGATGGTGCCCCAGGAGTGCCTGAGCAAGGAACTCTTTCGTCCGCAGAACCGCGGCCGCTTCTGCGTCATCGACGCCAAGAGCGAAACCAACCGCTGCCTGTCCTGCGGCACCTGCCGCGACTGCTCCATGTGCCTGGAAGCCTGCCCGGAAGGCGCCATCCGCCGGGTCGAAAAGGACGACGGCCGCTTTGAATATGTCTCCGACGATCACGTCTGCATCGGCTGCGGCATCTGCGCCGGCATCTGCCCCTGCGGAGTCTGGCATATGGAGCAGGCGGTGTAG
- a CDS encoding TIGR04255 family protein: MSHIKSPQKIVVDCGETFPHLARSPLVESVIDIRAHASAAFEESSVRAALEPQLSGFVFLDAHRAFEHELHIEGESPPRQTFRDLGFRGVRFQTADQKQIVQFNRDGFVYSRLEPYPDWNTFSQEGLRLWGIFSAMARPVEINRIGLRFINRIELPSGSFDLGDYIKPAPEPPRNFDLPFIGFMHQETFAVPGHSYFVNVVRTVQPPQAGSDKGPGLILDIDVFSTRVPTLDQGLPMRTLDEMRWLKNKVFFGSVTENAIRSFQ, encoded by the coding sequence ATGTCGCACATAAAGTCTCCTCAAAAAATTGTCGTTGATTGTGGTGAGACGTTTCCACACCTGGCGCGCTCCCCTCTCGTCGAGAGTGTCATTGATATCCGTGCGCATGCCTCCGCGGCTTTTGAAGAGAGCAGTGTGCGCGCCGCACTGGAGCCGCAATTGTCCGGTTTTGTCTTTCTGGATGCTCACCGGGCCTTCGAGCATGAGTTGCATATCGAGGGGGAAAGCCCGCCCCGCCAAACATTTCGCGATCTGGGTTTCAGGGGCGTGCGTTTTCAGACGGCCGACCAGAAACAAATCGTGCAATTCAATCGCGATGGATTTGTCTACAGCCGTCTCGAACCTTACCCGGATTGGAACACTTTTTCTCAGGAGGGTTTACGGCTCTGGGGAATTTTTTCGGCAATGGCGCGACCCGTCGAGATTAACCGGATCGGTCTTCGTTTCATTAATCGGATTGAGTTGCCGTCCGGAAGTTTCGACCTGGGTGATTACATCAAGCCCGCACCAGAGCCGCCGCGAAATTTCGATCTGCCTTTTATCGGGTTCATGCATCAGGAAACCTTTGCAGTGCCCGGGCACTCTTACTTTGTTAATGTGGTGCGTACCGTTCAGCCGCCGCAGGCCGGGAGTGATAAGGGGCCCGGCCTGATTCTGGACATCGATGTTTTTTCGACCCGTGTCCCAACCCTCGACCAGGGATTGCCGATGCGCACCCTTGATGAAATGCGCTGGCTGAAAAACAAGGTGTTCTTCGGTAGTGTCACCGAAAACGCTATAAGGAGTTTTCAATGA
- a CDS encoding type I restriction endonuclease subunit R gives MKKHTEIRFEEAMGRSLVAEGGYAPGDPATFDRDRALDSTLLLPFIQQTQPKLWEPIAAYHGKDAEKVVLDDLCRTLDSQGMLNVLRHGFKCFGKRLRVAYFAPASGMNPETTALYQANRLTVTRQLKYSTRNENSLDLVLSINGLPVVTAELKNPMSGQTVEHAKGQYQKDRDPKELLFQFKKRALVHFAVDPDQVYMTTRLAGTSTFFLPFNKGDQGGAGNPENPEGYRSAYLWEDVWQRDSLLDIIGRFMHLQVEEKKIAMAKGIKTQTRETMIFPRYHQLDAVRKMVSDARGKGPGHNYLVQHSAGSGKSNSIAWLAHRLAGLHNDKDEKVFDSVVVITDRLVLDQQLQDTIYQFEHKKGVVQKIDEDSTQLAEALKQGTPIVITTLQKFPFVTQKVGDLPERRYAVIIDEAHSSQSGETATEMKGVLAATGIKEKAKQEAEAQGLDDAGEAILKTMLKRGKQPNISFFAFTATPKYKTLHVFNEPGPTGSAPFHLYTMRQAIEEGFIMDVLKHYTTYKAYYGLIKSVEDDPQVEKKKAARALARFISFHPHNLAQKTEVMVEHFRTHTRHKIGGRAKAMVVTSSRLHAVRYKQHFDKYIADNGYKDIRTLVAFSGTVEDPDFKGKNYTEVGMNEGIKEKELPEKFAGDNYQVLLVAEKYQTGFDQPLLHSMYVDKRLSGIQAVQTLSRLNRTTAGKEDTFVLDFVNDASEIFESFKPYYERTPLGEDVNPQKLNELQAGLDAFHVYFEQEVEAFCKVFFKPHNTPGDHKAMNGLLDHAVSRFKDLVEDDQEEFRSLLVSFRSLYGFLSQIIPYQDSELEKLYTYLRFLHSKLPPRKGGPVYTFDDEVKLKYYRLQKISEGSIALNEGEAKPLKGPTEVGTGKGHEEFVELSQLIGILNDRFGTDFKPADQLFFDQIREEAAADESLRQAAKVNTLENFKFVFDKALESLIIDRMEGNEEIFSRLMNDKAFHRVASDYLLHQVYGQIREEVE, from the coding sequence ATGAAAAAGCACACGGAAATACGGTTCGAAGAGGCCATGGGGCGGTCTCTTGTGGCCGAAGGCGGTTACGCGCCGGGTGATCCCGCCACCTTCGACCGTGACCGTGCACTTGACTCGACCCTACTTCTCCCCTTCATCCAGCAGACCCAACCCAAGCTCTGGGAACCTATAGCCGCCTACCATGGTAAGGACGCTGAAAAAGTTGTCCTCGATGACCTCTGCCGCACCCTCGACTCACAGGGCATGCTCAACGTCCTGCGACACGGCTTCAAATGCTTCGGCAAGCGGCTGCGGGTAGCATATTTCGCGCCCGCCAGCGGCATGAACCCCGAGACCACAGCCCTGTACCAAGCCAATCGCCTGACCGTAACGCGCCAGCTCAAATACAGCACCAGGAATGAAAACTCTCTTGACCTCGTTCTGTCCATCAACGGCCTGCCCGTCGTCACCGCCGAGCTGAAAAACCCCATGAGCGGGCAGACGGTCGAACATGCCAAGGGGCAGTATCAGAAGGACCGCGACCCCAAGGAGTTGCTGTTTCAATTTAAGAAACGGGCCTTGGTGCACTTCGCCGTTGATCCCGATCAGGTCTATATGACCACCCGGCTGGCCGGAACCAGTACCTTCTTTCTCCCCTTCAACAAGGGCGACCAGGGCGGCGCGGGCAATCCGGAAAACCCTGAGGGGTACCGCAGCGCCTACCTGTGGGAAGATGTCTGGCAGCGTGACAGCTTGCTCGACATCATCGGGCGGTTCATGCATTTGCAGGTGGAAGAGAAGAAGATTGCCATGGCCAAGGGGATCAAGACTCAAACCAGGGAAACCATGATCTTCCCTCGCTACCACCAGCTAGATGCCGTGCGCAAGATGGTGTCCGACGCTCGTGGCAAGGGACCGGGACACAATTATTTGGTGCAGCACTCGGCCGGAAGCGGCAAGAGCAATTCCATCGCCTGGCTGGCCCACCGGCTGGCGGGTCTGCATAACGACAAGGACGAGAAGGTTTTCGACTCCGTGGTGGTCATAACCGACCGTCTGGTGCTTGATCAGCAATTGCAGGATACGATCTACCAGTTTGAGCACAAGAAGGGCGTGGTTCAGAAGATCGACGAGGATTCCACCCAACTGGCCGAGGCCCTGAAGCAGGGCACGCCGATTGTCATCACCACTCTGCAGAAGTTTCCCTTCGTTACCCAAAAAGTCGGCGATCTACCCGAGCGCCGCTATGCCGTCATTATCGACGAGGCGCACAGCTCCCAATCGGGAGAAACGGCCACGGAGATGAAAGGGGTGCTCGCCGCTACCGGGATCAAAGAAAAGGCCAAGCAGGAGGCCGAGGCACAGGGACTTGACGATGCGGGAGAAGCGATCCTCAAGACCATGCTCAAGCGCGGCAAGCAGCCCAACATCAGCTTTTTTGCCTTCACCGCCACCCCCAAATACAAGACTCTCCATGTCTTCAACGAGCCGGGGCCGACCGGCTCCGCACCCTTTCACCTGTACACCATGCGTCAGGCCATCGAAGAAGGGTTCATCATGGACGTCCTCAAGCATTACACGACCTATAAGGCTTATTACGGCCTGATCAAGTCGGTGGAGGACGATCCACAGGTAGAAAAGAAAAAAGCCGCCAGGGCCTTGGCCCGCTTCATCAGTTTTCACCCGCACAACCTGGCGCAGAAGACCGAGGTCATGGTGGAGCACTTCCGCACCCACACTCGGCACAAGATCGGCGGTAGGGCCAAGGCGATGGTCGTGACCTCTTCCCGTTTGCACGCGGTGCGCTATAAGCAGCACTTCGACAAATACATCGCCGATAACGGCTACAAGGATATCCGCACCCTCGTGGCGTTTTCCGGCACGGTGGAAGACCCGGACTTCAAAGGAAAAAATTACACCGAAGTCGGCATGAACGAGGGGATCAAGGAAAAAGAGCTACCCGAAAAATTCGCCGGTGATAATTACCAGGTGCTCCTTGTCGCCGAGAAATACCAGACCGGTTTCGACCAGCCGCTCTTGCACAGCATGTACGTCGACAAAAGGCTGTCCGGCATCCAGGCGGTGCAGACCCTGTCGCGCCTGAATCGCACGACCGCCGGTAAGGAGGACACCTTCGTCCTCGATTTCGTCAACGACGCCAGCGAAATTTTCGAGTCGTTCAAGCCCTATTACGAGCGAACCCCCCTCGGCGAGGATGTGAACCCACAGAAGCTCAATGAGCTGCAGGCTGGGCTTGATGCCTTCCATGTGTATTTTGAACAGGAAGTGGAAGCCTTCTGTAAAGTCTTCTTCAAGCCGCACAACACACCGGGCGACCACAAAGCCATGAACGGCCTGCTGGATCATGCCGTCAGCCGATTCAAGGACCTGGTTGAGGATGACCAGGAAGAGTTCCGAAGTTTGCTGGTGAGCTTCCGCAGCCTGTACGGCTTTTTGTCGCAGATCATCCCCTATCAGGATTCCGAACTGGAAAAGCTCTACACCTACCTGCGCTTCCTGCATTCCAAGCTGCCGCCCCGCAAGGGCGGGCCGGTCTACACCTTCGATGACGAGGTGAAGCTCAAGTATTATCGGCTGCAGAAGATCAGCGAAGGCTCGATAGCCTTAAACGAAGGCGAGGCCAAACCCCTGAAAGGCCCGACTGAAGTCGGCACCGGTAAGGGCCATGAAGAGTTTGTCGAACTTTCTCAGTTGATCGGAATTCTCAATGACCGCTTCGGCACCGACTTCAAGCCCGCCGATCAACTTTTCTTCGATCAAATCAGAGAAGAAGCAGCGGCCGATGAATCACTGCGCCAGGCAGCCAAGGTCAACACACTGGAGAATTTCAAGTTTGTCTTCGACAAGGCCCTCGAAAGCCTGATCATCGACCGCATGGAAGGCAATGAGGAGATTTTTTCTCGCCTGATGAACGATAAAGCCTTTCACCGCGTGGCTTCGGATTATTTGCTTCACCAGGTCTATGGTCAGATCAGGGAAGAGGTCGAATAG
- a CDS encoding RNA-binding domain-containing protein has protein sequence MTESELKRFLQMAYSSENEACEWKEFKNLRHAVSGDRGNDIISYVSALANMNGGHMVIGVKDKTLEIVGIQDFHDYTPENIRLRILGKCPNLDSERLEIEVLSAEDTGKTVWVFHVPKHKLRLPVYAHDKAWQRIDDNLVEMRPERQAAILAESVEVEDWSAFALAGARLSDLDPVALALARAKFKEKNQNSTFAGEIDSWDIATFLDKAKITIQGQITRAALLLLGKPEASHYLLPHPAQITWKLEAEERDYRHFGPPFLLETTEVLRRIRNIKHKIFPDNQLLATEVSKYDTRVILEALHNCIAHQDYGMNARIIVTEKVDRLIFENSGNFFEGKPEDYFSGERTPRTYRNLWLANAMVNLNMIDTMGHGIHSMIIAQRRRYFPLPDFCTSEMGKVVLEIPGHVIDENYTKLLLERQDLELSKVILLDRVQKRQPITDEAATMLRKAGLIEGRKPNYFVSAKVAEATDTRPTYTLNRGLEKGRLKEFVLQHIGQFGPTSRLQLEELLFSMLPGGLTEEKKRHKVKNLLTEMRAKDKTIFSVKSGQDHLWCLAQDAASGVFNKKGG, from the coding sequence ATGACGGAGAGTGAGCTGAAAAGGTTTCTTCAAATGGCCTATTCCTCTGAAAACGAAGCGTGCGAATGGAAGGAATTCAAGAACCTGAGGCACGCCGTGTCTGGGGACAGGGGAAACGACATCATCTCATACGTTTCAGCCCTGGCCAACATGAATGGCGGGCACATGGTGATCGGCGTCAAAGACAAGACCCTTGAGATCGTCGGCATTCAGGATTTTCATGATTATACGCCCGAAAACATTCGACTGCGCATCCTCGGCAAATGTCCGAATCTCGATTCAGAGCGGCTTGAAATTGAGGTGTTGAGCGCCGAGGACACAGGAAAAACTGTCTGGGTCTTTCATGTGCCGAAACATAAGCTGCGCCTTCCCGTCTATGCGCACGATAAGGCGTGGCAGCGTATCGATGACAATCTGGTTGAGATGCGCCCCGAGCGGCAAGCGGCTATTCTGGCTGAGTCGGTTGAGGTGGAGGACTGGTCGGCCTTTGCCCTTGCGGGGGCTCGGTTGTCGGATCTTGACCCTGTGGCGCTTGCCCTCGCTCGGGCAAAATTCAAGGAGAAGAATCAGAATTCCACCTTTGCCGGCGAAATCGACTCCTGGGACATTGCGACATTTCTCGACAAGGCGAAAATTACCATTCAGGGGCAGATCACCCGAGCCGCGCTGCTTCTTCTCGGCAAACCCGAAGCCAGCCATTACCTGCTTCCGCACCCCGCCCAGATTACTTGGAAGTTGGAGGCAGAGGAGCGCGATTATCGTCATTTCGGCCCTCCCTTTCTGCTGGAGACGACCGAGGTGCTACGGCGCATCCGCAACATCAAACACAAGATATTCCCCGACAACCAGCTTTTGGCCACCGAGGTGAGTAAATACGACACCCGGGTCATTCTGGAAGCGCTGCACAACTGCATCGCTCATCAGGATTACGGTATGAACGCCCGCATCATTGTCACCGAGAAAGTGGATCGCTTGATTTTTGAGAATTCCGGCAACTTCTTCGAAGGCAAGCCGGAAGACTACTTTTCCGGCGAACGGACTCCTCGCACCTATCGGAACCTCTGGTTGGCCAACGCAATGGTTAATCTGAACATGATCGATACCATGGGGCACGGTATCCATTCGATGATTATTGCCCAGCGGCGGCGCTATTTCCCTCTCCCCGATTTTTGTACATCCGAGATGGGAAAGGTCGTGCTCGAAATTCCCGGGCACGTTATCGATGAAAACTACACCAAGCTGCTGTTGGAACGGCAAGACCTCGAACTTTCCAAGGTCATTCTTCTCGATCGGGTGCAAAAGCGCCAGCCGATCACCGACGAAGCTGCGACCATGCTTAGAAAAGCTGGTTTAATAGAAGGCAGAAAACCGAATTATTTCGTGTCGGCCAAGGTGGCCGAGGCGACGGATACCCGGCCGACGTATACCCTCAACAGGGGATTGGAAAAGGGTAGACTCAAGGAATTCGTCCTTCAACACATCGGCCAATTCGGGCCGACTTCGCGACTCCAACTGGAGGAGTTGCTTTTTTCGATGTTGCCCGGTGGGCTGACCGAAGAAAAAAAGCGACATAAGGTCAAAAATTTACTGACTGAGATGAGGGCTAAAGATAAAACGATCTTTAGCGTCAAGAGCGGGCAGGACCACTTATGGTGCCTTGCTCAGGACGCGGCCTCTGGCGTGTTTAATAAAAAAGGCGGTTAA
- a CDS encoding restriction endonuclease subunit S → MSEAALDSEDVKVLDGASSSEWNVYPAYKKSGVSWLGEIPEHWDLKRFKYAVGLVNEKVESAEADRPYFGLENIESWTGRRVETEGQPEGVANCFSAGDVLFGKLRPYLAKVYYAQTNGLCTGEALVLRQKDLVPRYLFYYLLSKDFINIVDSSTYGAKMPRASWDYIGNLPALLPCVEEQSTIAAFLDRETTRIDALIAKKQRLIELLQEKRTALISQAVTKGLDPGVPMKDSGVEWLGEIPAHWEVKRLGWVSESLQTGPFGTQLHASDYVDDGTPIINPANIINGKLVPDHRWTVAGEKYHELARHQLFEGDLIFGRRGEMGRCGLVGKNEEGWLCGTGCLRVRLVKRSVLPRFMHAFLGFRGVSEYLSLVSVGSTMENLNTTILGRLPVLLPPLTEQKSIVDSLTQHSEKLTALQSTIEAAITRLQEYRAALISAAVTGKIDVRSFEEGREVA, encoded by the coding sequence ATGAGCGAAGCTGCGCTCGATTCTGAAGATGTCAAGGTGCTTGATGGGGCCAGCAGTTCTGAATGGAATGTGTATCCGGCCTACAAAAAATCAGGGGTGAGTTGGCTTGGCGAAATTCCAGAACACTGGGATTTGAAGAGATTCAAATATGCGGTGGGCCTTGTAAACGAAAAGGTCGAGTCAGCTGAGGCTGACCGCCCGTATTTCGGCCTTGAAAATATCGAATCCTGGACGGGGCGCAGGGTAGAAACCGAAGGTCAGCCGGAAGGGGTTGCAAATTGCTTTTCTGCCGGAGACGTTCTTTTTGGAAAACTTCGGCCTTATTTGGCCAAGGTTTACTATGCCCAAACGAATGGACTTTGCACCGGTGAAGCCCTTGTGCTTCGCCAAAAAGACTTGGTTCCTCGGTACCTTTTCTACTACCTGCTTTCAAAGGATTTCATCAACATAGTTGATTCATCGACTTACGGAGCGAAAATGCCTCGGGCGAGCTGGGATTATATCGGGAACCTGCCCGCATTGCTGCCCTGCGTCGAAGAGCAGTCCACCATTGCCGCCTTCCTCGACCGCGAAACCACCCGCATTGATGCTCTCATCGCCAAGAAGCAGCGGCTCATCGAACTGCTGCAGGAAAAGCGCACGGCTCTGATCAGCCAAGCCGTGACCAAAGGGCTTGATCCCGGCGTGCCGATGAAAGATTCCGGCGTGGAGTGGCTGGGGGAGATTCCGGCGCATTGGGAGGTTAAACGACTTGGTTGGGTCTCCGAGTCATTGCAAACCGGCCCCTTCGGAACACAACTTCATGCAAGTGATTATGTCGATGATGGCACCCCCATCATAAATCCGGCCAATATCATTAATGGCAAACTTGTCCCTGATCACAGGTGGACGGTTGCGGGTGAAAAATATCATGAACTCGCCCGGCATCAGCTTTTTGAGGGAGATTTAATCTTCGGTCGCCGTGGCGAAATGGGGCGGTGTGGCCTTGTTGGCAAAAATGAAGAAGGTTGGCTATGCGGGACGGGATGTCTTCGGGTCCGATTGGTTAAACGTTCGGTTTTGCCTCGGTTTATGCACGCATTTCTTGGATTCCGGGGCGTTTCTGAATATTTGTCGCTGGTATCTGTTGGCTCCACAATGGAGAACTTGAACACGACTATTTTAGGTCGGTTGCCGGTCCTGTTGCCGCCCTTAACCGAACAGAAGAGCATTGTCGATTCTTTAACCCAACACTCCGAAAAGCTGACTGCTCTCCAATCCACTATAGAAGCTGCTATCACTAGGCTCCAGGAGTATCGGGCGGCACTTATCTCCGCCGCCGTGACCGGAAAGATCGACGTGCGCTCCTTTGAAGAGGGGAGGGAAGTTGCATGA